The sequence TTTAGTCTCCCAACTGTTGTGGTTTTAGTCTCCCAACTGTTCTGGTTTTAGTCTCCCAACTCTTCTGGTTTTAGTCTCCCAACTGTTGTGGTTTTAGTCTCCCAACTCTTCTGGTTTTAGTCTCCCAACTCTTCTGGTTTTAGTCTCCCAACTTTTCTGGTTTTAGTCTCCCAACTTTTCTGGTTTTAGTCTCCCAACTCTTCTGGTTTTACTCTCCCAACTCTTCTGGTTTTACTCTCCCAACTCTTCTGGTTTTAGTCTCCCAACTCTTCTGGTTTTACTCTCCAAACTCTTCTGGTTTTACTCTCCCAACTGTTGTGGTTTtactcctgacattatttagttGAAAAATGATCcaataatgttttgttgttttgtagagAGAGAAAAATCGAAGAGCTTTAGCTCACATTTCAGCATCTTAACTCCATCTCTGTTCTACAAGATTTCAGAGTGAGGTACATTTTCTACTCCCTCCCACCGCCCGAGCCTCTTTGCCCAAGGTGATCTGGCAACCTGAGCAGCCAATCATAGGTCCCTGCAGTATGACCGAAGGCAGTCTCGTCCTTCAGAGAGTTGGAGGAAACCTCTTGGTGTCCagactgttatctctctctctgtccgggctgttgtctctctctctgtccagactgttgtctctctctctgtccagactgttgtctctctctctgtccagactgttgtctctctctctgtccagactgttgtctctctctctgtccagactgttgtctctctctctgtccagactgttgtctctctctctgtccagactgttgtctctctctctgtccagactgttgtctctctctctgtccagactgttgactctctctctgtccagactgttgactctctctctgtccagactgttgactctctctctgtccagactgttgtctctctctctgtccagactgttgtctctctctctgtccagactgttgtctctctctctgtccagactgttgactctctctctgtccagactgttgactctctctctgtccagactgttgactctctctctgtccagactgttgtctctctctctgtccagactgttgtctctctctctgtccagactgttgtctctctctctgtccagactgttgtctctctctctgtccagactgttgactctctctctgtccagactgttgtctctctctttgtccagactgttgactctctctctgtccagactgttgtctctctctctgtccagactgttgtctctctctctgtccagactgttgtctctctctctgtccagactgttgtctctctctctgtccagactgttgtctctctctctgtccagactgttgtctctctctctgtccagactgttgtctctctctctgtccagactgttgtctctctctctgtccagactgttgtctctctctctgtccagactgttgtctctctctctgtccagactgttgtctctctctctgtccagactgttgtctctctctctgtccagactggtgtctctctctctgtccagactgttgtctctctctctgtccagactgttgtctctctctctgtccagactgttgtctctctctctgtccagactgttgtctctctctctgtccagactgttgtctctctctctgtccagactgttgtctctctctctgtccagactgttgtctctctctctgtccagactgttgtctctctctctgtccagactgttgtctctctctctgtccagagtgttgtctctctctctgtccagactgttgtctctctctctgtccagactgttgtctctctctctgtccagactgttgtctctctctctgtccaaatGGTGTCATATGTtaatgaggctgtgtgtgtgtgtgtgtgtgtgtgtgtgtgtgtgtgtgtgtgtgtgtgtgtgtgtgtgtgtgtgtgtgtgtgtgtgtgtgtgtgtgtgtgtgtgtgtgtgtgtgtgtgtgtgtgtgtgtgtgtgtgcgcgtgtatgtgtgcgcgtgtatgtgtgtgtgtgtgcgctgtatTGACTCTGGCTGTCCATTTCTGTTTGGCAACAGGAGAGATAATGGTCGGTCGGGGACTTGCTGACCTTGGACAGGACAACCACATATTGGACACATGGTTTTGGTCCAACATGCCTTTTAGATGCTGTTTGTTGCAGGTGATACAATGTGACGGTCTGGTTGTCCATTTCTGTTTGGCAACAGAGGAGTTGATGGACTCTATGGCCTTCAGACAGGAATAAATAGATTGTTTTAGTTCAAAGTGATGTTCTATATAGGTGATAAACTCAGGAATAATGATACACTCAATTTGGAGATCACAAAATGACCTGCTGGACCTTACTTCAGCACCAGAGACACAGGACACTAGGACACAGAActagaggcacagagacacagaactagaggcacagagacacagaactagagacacagaactagaggcacagagacacagaactagagacacagagacacagaactagagacacagagacacagaactagagacacagagacacagagacacagaactagaggcacagagacacagaactagaggcacagagacacagaactagagacacagagacacagagacacagaactagagacacagagacacagcaccagagacacagaactagaggcacagagacacagaactagagacacagagacacagaactagagacacagagacacagaactaaaggcacagagacacagaactagaggcacagagacacagaactagagacacagaactagaggcacagagacacagaactagagacacagagacacagaactagagacacagagacacagaactaaaggcacagagacacagaactagagacacagagacacagaactagagacacagagacacagaactagagacacagagacacagcactagagacacagagacacagaactagagacacagagacacagaactagagacacagagacacagaactaGAGACACAGcaccagagacacagagacacagaactagagacacagagacacagaactagagacacagagacacagaactaGAGCCACAGAGATACAGCACTAGAGCCACAGAGATACAgcactagagacacagagacacagaactagagacacagagacacagaactagagacacagagacacagaactagagacacagaactagaggcacagagacacagaactagagacacagagacacagaactagagacacagagacacagaactagagacacagagacacagaactagagacacagagacacagaactagagacacagagacacagaactagagacacagaactagaggcacagagacacagaactagagacacagagacacagcactagagacacagagacacagcaccaGAGACACAGCACAAGAGACACAgcactagagacacagagacacagcactagAGACACAgcactagagacacagagacacagcactagagacacagagacacagcactagagacacagagacacagagacacagcaccaGAGACACAGCACTAGAGACACAgcactagagacacagagacacagcactagagacacagagacacagcaccagatacacagagacacagaactagagacacagagacacagagacacagcaccaGGGACACAGCACCAGGGACACAGCACCAGAGACACAGCACTAGAGACACAGcacaagagacacagagacacagcactagAGACACAGCACAAGAGACACAGCACAAGAGACGCAGCACTAAAGACACAGCACTAGAGACACAAGACACAGcacaagagacacagagacacagcacaagagacacagagacacagcacaagacacacagagacacagcacaagAGACACAgcactagagacacagagacacagcaccagagacacagagacacagaactagagacacagagacacagagacacagcactagagacacagagacacagcactagAGACACAGCACCAGAGACACAgcactagagacacagagacacagcaccaGAGACACAGCACCAGAGACACAGCACCAGAGACACAGCACAAGAGACACAgcactagagacacagagacacagcactagagacacagagacacagcactagagacacagagacacagcactagagacacagagacacagcactagAGACACAGCACAAGAGACACAGCACTAGAGACACAGCACAAGAGACACAgcactagagacacagagacacagcaccaGAGACACAGCACAAGAGACACAgcactagagacacagagacacagcactagagacacagagacacagcactagAGACACAGCACAAGAGACACAGCACTAGAGACACAGCACAAGAGACACAGCACCAGAGACACAGCACTAGAGACACAGCACCAGAGACACAGCACTAGAGACACAGCACTAGAGACACAGCACTAGAGACACAGCACTAGAGACACAGCACAAGAGACACAGAGACGCAGCACCAGAGACACAGCACAAGAGACACAgcactagagacacagagacacagcactagagacacagagacacagcactagAGACACAGCACAAGAGACACAGCACTAGAGACACAGCACAAGAGACACAGCACCAGAGACACAGCACTAGAGACACAgcactagagacacagagacacagcaccagagacacagcacaagagacacagagacacagcactagagacacagagacacagcaccaGAGACACAGCACAAGAGACACAgcactagagacacagagacacagcactagAGACACAGCACAAGAGACACAGCACCAGAGACACAGCACTAGAGACACAGCACCAGAGACACAGCACTAGAGACACAGCACTAGAGACACAGCACAAGAGACACAGCACTAGAGACACAGCACTAGAGACACAGCACTAGAGACACAgaactagagacacagagacacagcactagAGACACAGCACAAGAGACACAGCACTAGAGACACAGCACCAGAGACACAGcaccagagacacagagacacagcaccaGGGACACAGcaccagagacacagagacacagaactagagacacagagacacagcacaagAGACACAGCACTAGAGACACAgcactagagacacagagacacagaactagagacacagagacacagcactagagacagagagacacagagacacagcaccagagacacagagacacagaactagagacacagagacacagagacacagcacaagAGACACAGCACTAGAGACACAGCACTAGAGACACAGCACCAGAGACACAGCACTAGAGACACAgcactagagacacagagacacagagacacagcactagagacacagagacacagcactagagacacagagacacagcacaagAGACACAgcactagagacacagagacacagagacactgaTCAGTATATATGATATGTGTCAGAAATGATCAGTATATACGATATGTGTCAGGAGTTATCAGTAAAATAAATACTATGACTCTTCCTTTGAGCGCTGTGAGCTAGCATTGTAAAGCAATTCAATACTGTAATTAAGGTTTCATCTTAATTCAACTCCCCCTGGCACAGCGGTAGGGAGGGAACTCTTGTTAAATGGCTGTGGTGCTGGCTGCTTTAGTCATGTACTGGGAATGGTTTGATATGTCTTCGGTAAGAGGAGCCTGGCTGtctaatgagagggagagagagagagaggaagagggagggagggggagaggaagagaaggggagagagggagagaaggggagagaggaagagggagggaggggtagacgaagagaaggagagagggagagaaggggaaagaggagtgagagggagagggagagggagagggagcgagagagagagagagggatagagagggatagagagggagggagggagagggagagggagagaaggggagagaggggagcgagagagagggatagagagggagggagagggagagggaagaaatgagaggagggagagagagggagagagagggagaggggggattcaacagtattgtattgtactccagtgtgtgtgtgtgtgtgtgtgtgtgtgtgtgtgtgtgtgtgtgtgtgtgtgtgtgtgtgtgtgtgtgtgtgtgtgtgtgtgtgtgtgtgtgtgtgtgtgtgtgtgtgtgtgtgtgtgtgtgtgtgtgtgtgtgtgtggatgggaaTTTGGCTTGGAACGTGTTTGGtcttcctctgtgtgtctgtcccctcaGTCCCCATTATCAGGGAAAGGTTCAAAGGTCCCAAATGGGGCACATagactacccatagggctctgctcaGAAGATATGCATTATTTAGGGCATCAGTTGGGACACAGACTTAGTTCCTTCCTGTCCCGCCTCCAAACACAAAGTGCTGATGTGATCGTTGGTTTCTCCACAGATaatcatgttgtgtttctatagTAACTGACCATGTGATCGTTGGTTTCTTCACAGAGatccatgttgtgtttctatagTAACGGACCATGTGATCGTTGGTTTCTTCACAGATaatcatgttgtgtttctatagTAACGGACCATGTGATCGTTGGTTTCTTCACAGAGatccatgttgtgtttctatagTAACGGACCATGTGATCGTTGGTTTCTTCACAGAGatccatgttgtgtttctatcCTAACTGACCATGTGATCGTTGGTTTCTTCACAGAGATCCATGTTGTGTTTCCATAGTAACTGACCATGTGATCTGTGGTTTCTTCACAGAGATCCATGTTGTGTGTCTATAGTAACGGACCATGTGATCGTTGGTTTCTTCACAGAGatccatgttgtgtttctatagTAACGGACCATGTGATCGTTGGTTTCTCCACAGATaatcatgttgtgtttctatagTAACGGACCATGTGATCGTTGGTTTCTTCACAGAGatccatgttgtgtttctatagTAACGGACCATGTGATCGTTGGTTTCTTCACAGAGatccatgttgtgtttctatagTAACTGACCACTGTGTATGCAGTACGGTAGTGACTCAggattcatcccaaatggcactctattccctttatagtcctggtcaaaagtagtgcactatatagggaatagggtgccattggccatagggccctgatcaaaagtagtgcactatatagggaatagggtgccattgaccatagtgccctggtcaaaagtagtgcactatatagggaatagggtgccattggccatagggccctggtcaaaagtagtgcactatatagggaatagggtgccatttggaagacAGCTAGGCTATCAGTTGAGAAAAGTCTTCTCGATTCTGCTTGAACTTCATATTTCTCCTGTCAGGCCCCGACGTTGACATCCCAGCCTCTCCAGAGAGTGTGGGCTGGTGGATGTCAT comes from Oncorhynchus gorbuscha isolate QuinsamMale2020 ecotype Even-year linkage group LG24, OgorEven_v1.0, whole genome shotgun sequence and encodes:
- the LOC124012279 gene encoding keratin-associated protein 5-4-like, which translates into the protein MDLCEETNDHMCCVSSAVSLFCVSVSLVLCPWCCVSVSLVLCLCAVSLVLCLWCCVSSAVSLCCVSCAVSLCCVSSAVSLCCVSCAVSLCCVSSAVSLVLCLWCCVSSAVSLCCVSCAVSLVLCLCVSSAVSLCCVSVSLVLCLLCCVSGAVSLVLCLWCCVSVSLVLCLCAVSLCCVFSAASLCCVSGAVSLVLCPCAVSLVLCLCAVSLVLCLCVSSAVSLVLCLCAFCVSVSLVLCL